One Sphingomonas endolithica DNA segment encodes these proteins:
- a CDS encoding GCN5-related N-acetyltransferase, with product MPQVAAARRWPVSRDHCFQRILLDNAVGGCWYDHIARRPAYAHAPAETLTRAVGLGEAVLRGDADLAALNRRSLAWRRARKQPV from the coding sequence TTGCCCCAGGTCGCGGCCGCGCGCCGTTGGCCGGTATCCCGCGATCACTGCTTCCAGCGTATCCTGCTCGACAATGCGGTCGGCGGGTGTTGGTACGACCATATCGCGCGACGCCCCGCTTATGCCCATGCGCCGGCGGAGACGCTGACGCGGGCCGTTGGCCTGGGGGAGGCGGTGCTACGCGGTGACGCGGATCTGGCGGCGCTCAATCGCCGGTCGCTGGCATGGCGCCGGGCGCGCAAACAGCCGGTTTAA
- the lpdA gene encoding dihydrolipoyl dehydrogenase, with translation MADYDFDVLVIGSGPGGYVAAIRAAQLGLRTACVESRETLGGTCLNVGCIPSKALLHASEYFDAAANGTMAKMGIKVTPELDLPQMHAQRLDAVKQLTGGIAFLFKKNKVEWIKGRGAFVDAHTVQVGERAVTAKDIIIATGSTVTPLPGVTIDQKVIVDSTGALELERVPQHLVVIGGGVIGLELGSVWRRLGAKVTCIEFLDQILPGFDGEIRKESNKIFRKQGFEFLLSTKVTHVANDGQKATLTLEPAAGGEATTIEADCVLVSIGRRANTDGLALDAVGLATNTRGQVEIDHRFQTSVPGIWAIGDVVPGPMLAHKAEDEGIAVAENIAGQTGIVNHDVIPSVVYTWPEIAGVGLTEEAAREKGEIKVGKFPMLANSRAKTNHEPDGFVKIIADAKSDRVVGVWAIASVAGTMIAEAGLAMEFGATSEDIAYTCHAHPTHSEAIKEAAMAVRGKAIHV, from the coding sequence ATGGCTGACTATGATTTCGACGTTCTGGTAATCGGCTCCGGCCCCGGCGGGTATGTCGCGGCGATCCGGGCGGCGCAGCTGGGGCTCCGCACCGCATGTGTCGAGAGCCGCGAGACTTTGGGCGGCACGTGCCTCAACGTGGGGTGCATCCCGTCCAAAGCGCTGCTCCACGCATCGGAATATTTCGATGCCGCCGCCAATGGCACGATGGCCAAAATGGGCATCAAGGTCACGCCCGAGCTCGATCTGCCGCAGATGCATGCGCAGCGGCTGGATGCAGTCAAGCAGCTGACCGGCGGCATCGCCTTCCTGTTCAAGAAGAACAAGGTCGAGTGGATCAAGGGCCGCGGCGCCTTTGTCGATGCGCACACCGTGCAGGTCGGCGAGCGCGCGGTGACCGCCAAGGATATCATCATCGCCACCGGATCGACGGTCACCCCACTCCCGGGCGTGACGATCGACCAGAAGGTGATTGTTGATTCGACCGGTGCATTGGAGCTGGAGCGGGTGCCGCAGCACTTGGTCGTGATCGGCGGCGGCGTCATCGGGCTCGAACTCGGCAGCGTGTGGCGCCGCCTTGGGGCGAAGGTCACCTGTATCGAGTTCCTCGACCAGATCCTGCCCGGCTTCGATGGCGAGATCCGCAAGGAATCGAACAAGATCTTCAGGAAGCAGGGGTTCGAGTTCCTGCTGTCGACCAAGGTCACGCATGTCGCCAACGATGGGCAGAAGGCCACGCTGACGCTCGAGCCCGCGGCTGGCGGCGAAGCGACGACGATCGAGGCGGACTGCGTGCTGGTCTCGATCGGCCGCCGCGCCAACACCGATGGCCTGGCGCTCGATGCTGTCGGCCTTGCCACCAACACGCGCGGGCAAGTGGAGATCGATCACCGCTTCCAGACGTCGGTTCCCGGCATCTGGGCGATCGGCGACGTCGTGCCCGGCCCGATGCTCGCGCACAAGGCGGAGGATGAGGGGATCGCGGTGGCCGAGAACATCGCCGGGCAGACCGGCATCGTCAATCACGACGTGATTCCGAGCGTGGTATATACCTGGCCAGAGATCGCCGGCGTCGGTTTGACCGAGGAAGCGGCGCGCGAGAAGGGCGAGATCAAGGTCGGCAAGTTCCCGATGCTCGCCAACAGCCGTGCCAAGACCAATCACGAGCCCGACGGCTTCGTGAAGATCATTGCCGATGCCAAGAGCGACCGCGTGGTGGGGGTGTGGGCGATCGCCAGCGTCGCCGGCACGATGATCGCCGAGGCGGGCCTTGCGATGGAGTTCGGCGCGACCAGCGAGGACATCGCCTATACCTGCCATGCGCATCCGACCCACAGCGAGGCGATCAAGGAAGCGGCGATGGCGGTACGCGGTAAGGCGATCCACGTCTGA
- a CDS encoding lipoprotein, with the protein MKTVFTAAVLAVTALSLAGCGGKGDDKLGSQVEAAADNRADALEAAADNLEDQADAVRDNGDAQSDAIDDADVNAAAMSNEQKAALTNGSETLR; encoded by the coding sequence ATGAAGACCGTATTCACTGCCGCCGTACTGGCTGTCACTGCCCTCTCGCTTGCGGGTTGCGGCGGCAAGGGTGACGACAAGCTGGGTAGCCAGGTCGAAGCGGCCGCGGACAATCGTGCCGATGCGCTGGAAGCGGCTGCCGACAATCTCGAAGATCAGGCTGACGCGGTGCGCGACAATGGCGACGCGCAGTCGGATGCGATCGACGATGCCGATGTGAACGCCGCGGCAATGTCCAACGAGCAGAAGGCCGCGCTGACCAACGGCAGCGAAACGCTGCGCTGA